CATTGCACGGAAGCTCGACAGCAAAGTGCGTATAAGGGAGGCTTATGAGGAATTGTCCAAGAGCCATGAGCGTTTTGGCACGGCTGACTCTGCCTTGTACTACTACAAAAAATACTTTGAAATCGAGCGTGAACTGATGGAGGCCAACCAAAGCGAGCGCCTCTCGCAAAACCAGGCGGAGTTGGGCCTCGAAGTAAAGAACCTGCGCATACAGAACCTGCAAAATGAGAAAGAGATAGCTAACAACCGCCTCTGGACAATCGGTTTCGGGATACTTACAGCGCTGCTCATAGGTGCGTTTTTCGTATACCGCTACCTGTCGCGGATACGCTTTAAGGAACGCCAGCTGGAAATGGAGCTGCTGAATACGCAAAAGATAATCGATGTAAAGGAACAGGAACTGAAGACGTATATTATCGACCTTTCCCGGAAGAATGCCATTATCACCAGCCTTCAGGAAGAAACTCCGGAAGCACCGGAACTTCACGAGCCTACGGAAGACGAGATAACGGCTTTGCTTGACCAAAAAATACTCACCGATGAGGATTGGGCACAGTTCCAGTCCCGCTTCCGCGCAATATACCCCGGATTTTTCTCGCGCATAAAGGAAAGCAATGTTGCCCTTACCGAAGCGGAGACCCGAATACTGGTACTCATGCGCCTTGAGCTCAACGGCCCCGACATGGCGAATATCCTTGGTATCTCGCCCCAAAGCGTACGTGTCTGCAAGATGCGCCTCAAGAAAAAACTGAACGCAGTAGGATATGAAACAGTGGAGGCTTTTCTGGAATACCTGATACGTTAGAGAATTGTTTAGCCAATAATTACACGAATTTTCACAAATTTATTTTGATCTGCATGATCCAGTTGTACAGATCTGTCCGTCCAGCCTTGTGAACTTTGTGCAAAATCTTGGTGAACTTTGTGGTAAAATTATTCAGGCAGCAATTTGTGAAAATTCGTGTAATTCGTGGCAAAAAAACCAAAAAAAATCTTTTCTATCTTTATCGAAATTTTCAATTAAAAAATGAAAAAAACAGTCGTACTGCTTTCGTTAGTTGTTTCCATATTTTCTTATTCGCAAAATAAAGACTACGCCAAATATGTCAACCCCATTATCGGTACAGGCGGCCACGGGCATACATTTCCCGGCGCTACGGTGCCCTTCGGGATGGTACAGTTGAGTCCGGATACCCGCATCGACGGCAGTTGGGACGGTTGCAGCGGCTATCATTATTCAGATAATGTAATCTACGGCTTTTCGCACACGCACCTTAACGGGACGGGTGTATCGGATTTTGGTGACATCATGCTGATGCCTGCTATGGGCGAGCCAAAACTCGACAGCAAAAGCTATTCCTCCACTTTTTCGCATGCCAATGAAAAAGCCGCAGCAGGCTATTATTCAGTAAAGCTGGACGATGATGCCATTTTGGTAGAGCTTACCGCTACCCCGCGCGTTGGGCTGCAGCAATATACTTTTTCTAAAAGCGGGCAGGCCAATATCATCCTCGACCTTAACCACCGCGACAAGCTGATCATGGGCGAGGTAAGAGTCATCGATAATAAAACTATCGAGGTACTGCGCCGCAGTAGCGCCTGGGCAGCCGACCAGTATGTATATGCGCGCATCGAGTTCAGCCAGCCGATGAAGATAACGGCAGTGAATAACAATGCTTTTGCCCCGGCAAAAGTGACTGACAAGTTCTTTGCAGGTTCGCTGTTGGCTTTAAGCTTTAGTAAAGAAGTGCAGGCAGGAGAGAAGCTGATGGTAAAAGTAGCCTTGTCACCCACAGGTTACGAAGGAGCAGCAAAGAATATGAAGGCCGAAATGCCGGGCTGGGATTTTGTAAAAACAGGCAAAGCAGCACGGACGTTATGGAATACAGAACTTTCGAAAATTGAAATAACAGAATCGGACAAAGATAAGCTTTCGATATTCTATACAGCCCTATACCACACCATGATGCAGCCGAATATCGCGATGGATGTGGATGGCATGTACCGTGGCCGCGACAATGAGCTGCACAAGGCAGAAGGGTTTGACTACTATTCGGTGTTCTCGTTGTGGGATACCTTCAGGGCGGCGCACCCGCTGTACACACTGATCGAAAAGAAGCGTACGGCCGATTTCATAAATACATTCATTAAGCAATACGAACAGGGGGGCAGGCTGCCGGTATGGGAACTAGCCAGCAACGAAACCGACTGCATGATAGGATATCATTCTGTTTCCGTTATAGCCGATGCAATGGCAGCGGGCATAAAGGGATTTGACTATGAAAAAGCCTATGAAGCCGCGAAGCACAGTGCCATGCTCGATATTTTCGGATTGGATGCGTATAAAAAGAACGGCTTTATCAGCATTGACGATGAGCATGAAAGCGTATCGAAAACCTTGGAATATGCCTACGATGACTGGTGCATTGCACAAATGGCGCTGCGCCTCAAAAAAATGGAAGACTACGATTACTTTATGCACCGGTCGGAAAGCTGGAAAAACCTGTTCGACCCCTCCACAGGGCACATGAGGCCGAAGCGTAACGGCGGTTGGGAAAAGCCCTTCGACCCGCGTGAGGTGAATAATAACTTTACCGAAGGCAACAGCTGGCAGTATACTTTTTTTGTGCCTCAGGACATACGCAGCCTCATTGATGCGCATGGTGACAATTGGGATAAATTTGAAGCGAAACTCGACGAACTTTTTGCTGCCCCTTCAGCTACGACGGGTCGTGAGCAGGTGGATATTACAGGCCTTATCGGGCAATATGCACATGGCAATGAGCCGAGCCACCACATGGCATGGCTCTATCATTATGTAGGAAAGCCTCAAAAAGCAGAGCAGAAAATAAAATACATCCTTGATAATTTTTATAAAAATGCACCCGACGGCCTGATAGGTAATGAAGACTGTGGTCAAATGAGTGCCTGGTATGTACTGGCCAGTGCAGGCATTTACAAGGTAACTCCGGGCGATGATGTGTGGATGACGCAAAAGCCGTATTTCCCGGCTGTACAATTTAATTATGAGGATGGTACCAGAATGCTGTTCCGCCAGGCGCATTACCGGGAGGATATGGAAAAATTGCAGCCACTGAGCATAGGCTTCACCGAGCCATACACTACCGTAAAGCCTGTTCCGGTTATCGAAGCGGAAAGCAAGTCGTTTAAGGATAAAATGACCATTAGTATAACATGCTATGGTAAGGATGACACGATCTTTTATATGGTTGATGACAATTCAGGCAAACCGGCATTCATAAAATATATAAAGCCATTCGAAATAAACCAAAGCAGTACTGTCCTGGCTTATACAGAAAGGTACGGACACAAGAGCAACACGGTTACCGCTCATTTCTTTAAGAAGCCTAACAACTATACTATTACAATTAAATCGAAATACAACCCGCAATACCATGCAGGCGGCCCGGACGGATTATTGGATGGCATATTCGGTACAGAAAATTGGCGCAAAGGGGACTGGCAGGGTTACCAGGGGCAGGATTTTGAAGCAGTGATAGACTTACAGAAAAAAATGCCCGTGAAAAGCATTGCCACACGGTTCCTTCAGGACAGCAGGGCATGGATAATGTTCCCGACAAAAGTGGAATACTATGTTTCTGATGACAATGTGAATTTTACACTCGCCCAAACCGTAAA
Above is a genomic segment from Flavobacterium album containing:
- a CDS encoding GH92 family glycosyl hydrolase, which gives rise to MKKTVVLLSLVVSIFSYSQNKDYAKYVNPIIGTGGHGHTFPGATVPFGMVQLSPDTRIDGSWDGCSGYHYSDNVIYGFSHTHLNGTGVSDFGDIMLMPAMGEPKLDSKSYSSTFSHANEKAAAGYYSVKLDDDAILVELTATPRVGLQQYTFSKSGQANIILDLNHRDKLIMGEVRVIDNKTIEVLRRSSAWAADQYVYARIEFSQPMKITAVNNNAFAPAKVTDKFFAGSLLALSFSKEVQAGEKLMVKVALSPTGYEGAAKNMKAEMPGWDFVKTGKAARTLWNTELSKIEITESDKDKLSIFYTALYHTMMQPNIAMDVDGMYRGRDNELHKAEGFDYYSVFSLWDTFRAAHPLYTLIEKKRTADFINTFIKQYEQGGRLPVWELASNETDCMIGYHSVSVIADAMAAGIKGFDYEKAYEAAKHSAMLDIFGLDAYKKNGFISIDDEHESVSKTLEYAYDDWCIAQMALRLKKMEDYDYFMHRSESWKNLFDPSTGHMRPKRNGGWEKPFDPREVNNNFTEGNSWQYTFFVPQDIRSLIDAHGDNWDKFEAKLDELFAAPSATTGREQVDITGLIGQYAHGNEPSHHMAWLYHYVGKPQKAEQKIKYILDNFYKNAPDGLIGNEDCGQMSAWYVLASAGIYKVTPGDDVWMTQKPYFPAVQFNYEDGTRMLFRQAHYREDMEKLQPLSIGFTEPYTTVKPVPVIEAESKSFKDKMTISITCYGKDDTIFYMVDDNSGKPAFIKYIKPFEINQSSTVLAYTERYGHKSNTVTAHFFKKPNNYTITIKSKYNPQYHAGGPDGLLDGIFGTENWRKGDWQGYQGQDFEAVIDLQKKMPVKSIATRFLQDSRAWIMFPTKVEYYVSDDNVNFTLAQTVNNYVQAQNYDVQVSAFEGNLDTQPRYIKIKAYNYGKLPEWHQGAGSDAFIFIDEITIAP
- a CDS encoding tetratricopeptide repeat protein — translated: MKKTVALAFGLAAFLLFFGACQKERQEPLATGKKEVSESVSLTDRGNEQWRIGNYQKALDYFTQAYKKVKQQGDEKEMATLLNNLGLVHWRLENNEAAMECYNEAAVLAEETGMKRLLGLTHTNRALILKERRDFKAAFEQNGAAIAIFKELNEPRDLAIAYNNEGQIYRYGENLDPALKYYFLSLEECRSINYAEGMATAWQNIGTVYTKKGDAPRAFDAARKCLAIARKLDSKVRIREAYEELSKSHERFGTADSALYYYKKYFEIERELMEANQSERLSQNQAELGLEVKNLRIQNLQNEKEIANNRLWTIGFGILTALLIGAFFVYRYLSRIRFKERQLEMELLNTQKIIDVKEQELKTYIIDLSRKNAIITSLQEETPEAPELHEPTEDEITALLDQKILTDEDWAQFQSRFRAIYPGFFSRIKESNVALTEAETRILVLMRLELNGPDMANILGISPQSVRVCKMRLKKKLNAVGYETVEAFLEYLIR